taacccttaaaaatataagaataacaaaaataaacctttttaattttttaatttttttaaacaataagcttaaaaaactatataaaattattatttaaattacccAAATATATCCATCAAGAATTTTCCTCaagttttaaagaattttttactttaatatatcCAAGActttaattatcattttgaaCCTTACCTATTTACTATATAAGTCCTTAAACCTTTGgccaattaaaaacttatagTGATTGgactttacgatttagtccctaagccttaattaactattaattaagCTTATAGTGATTGGACTTTATGATCCTGTTGAACAAGATTAGCATGCATAGGAGAAGACATAAAAGACTCAGTAACAAACTCCTTTTGTCGAGATTCACACTCCATCAACATATCAGTGATTAAATCTAATAGAAAAGAAGATCAATTTGAAGATTCCACAACCAACACTAACTCAAACTCAGATGATAACCCTGCAAGAACAACATTGACATGTTCCTATTCTGACACTATACTCCTAGATGCATTCAATGTATCACAAAGTAGCTTGGTTTTATCTAGATACTCATTTATAGTCtgattccttttcttttgtgaATGAAGAGTATACATAGTTGTAGAAATTTTAGTGGAAGATTTAGCAGCATACAACATAGTGATGACATTCCAAACCTCAAAGGAACTACTAGTATCGATGAGATGTGGGAAAACTTCACTACTAACAGTGGATGACAACCGAGAAGCTAACAATTTATCTTGTTGTCTATATaacaagaaatcaaaattcTCAACTAACTTGCCATCTTTATCAGGTAAAAATTGAACAGGTATAGATAAAGTTCTTAAAATATATCCATTAAGACCATAACCTTCAATGATCAGAGTAACTTGATGCTTCCAAAGAATGAAGTTTTGATCAATCGGCTTAACTACATTATGTCAAGGGAATTGTTGCATTTTGGGTAGAAAAGAACTCATAGAtgcatttttgaaaaaagagaCATTACTAGATGTATTCATAGGATTTGAAGTTATAATAGGAGGCGTGTTAGTAACCATTTTTGCTAGACTTATTGTAGGACTCAGCTTGACTGCTCACCATCACAAAAACTTCTCCAATCACCGCGAAAACaccagctctgataccattatAAGAAAGAAGATGAACTCCTGATAAGAAGACTTGGAAATATAACAAAAGCAGTGAGGAGAATACTCAGAAAATCAAGATTACATTCCTAAGTTGAACAATCTTCATACGTGAGTATTTATATAGAAGAATACCAACTGACTCATAACTGAATGCTAACAACATAACAATCATTAACAAACTAATTGCTACTAACAGGCTTAACCAAGACTTAACCAATACTTAAGTGATCTAGCTAACAATGCATGTACGTATAGGGGTGaacaaaactcgattcgattaaaaaaattagaaaataattcaaatttcgagttaattgaatcgagttgttcaatttttttgagtaaactcgaataagtaattcaagtttcgagttcgagtcgagttaaatcttagaatttgaataacttgaataatttgaataacatattggtgtaaatacctcttcaattttttcaattttgaaaatgagcaaattgatctctctcaacaaaaattataaaaaatcaaaataattttaaaaatttaaaatatttacaaaattccaaattttatattttttaaaattataaaaaattttaaaatattctaaagaatgtataaaagaagttaaaattttaaaattttctaaaataataattttgggacctaaataagttaattaatgattcaaatttatcatattaaagtattttttctttggaaaaatttcaaatatatatggtttcaaatttatgtgctctaacaaGGAATTAGTTATCTTgtaacaaaatttcaatttgacatgtttaattttttaatttaactcgaacaatttcacttaatttgatttgatttgaattttatttcactcaactcgatttgaaaaatttcaaattgagatAAGATGATACAATAGGactcgtcaactcgattaactcaaaatttttatttaattcgattcGATCAAATGTTTACCctaaataacaaacttaaacCATATGATATttcaacacaaataaataattaatcccAGGAAccatttattatattatttctatattttaatttcatgtttccatattttaatatgatgaaaattaaaataattgcaaACTCAAGAAAAGAAACATTAAAAGATAATGAGATACCCATACTGCACCATTGTTCATGAAATCttataaaagaatgaaaaaaatatatatgattcttcattgtttcatattttatcatatttttaatatatatatctattctGACAGATCAGTTCACAGATTCGTGCATGTACgacaaaaaaatatgttttaggcttaattcaaaatttagcaCTTAAAGTGTACTCGtttttcattttggtacttaaatttttcTTGTTCCAATTTAGTATCTAAAATATCATTCCTTTGTATATTTTGCTCTATTTTTTAATACTGTTAAAAATAGGTGACCAATAAAACACGATACATagcgtttttattaaaaatataattatcatatatttatatattaatttaaaaattataaaatagaattaaatatataaaattaaatatatatataaaataaagtataaaaataaaaattcattaattccataaaaaataatttttttcaactaaaaaaatctaacaattttttgggtgttcttcatcatattcatcatgtgagaaaagaaaagaatttggCTGCTGATAATAGTAAATAGatagttttgatattaaattaggacaaaaaagttttaaataccaaaataaaagaataggtATATTTCAAGGACCAAGTCGTGAATTAAACTTTTTTACAGGCTGCTGATTTTCCCTAGACGTTTGGCAGctgagaaaatgaatgaaaaagaaaaaaaaaaattggaccATTGAGGGTACTTTTTCCCCTATTGAACCCAAATTTATTGAAGCAGTGCACTAGTGAAAGACATTTAATAAGTTTCAGATTTAGATACTTTCTTTTACTTGAAATCATGGATTTGAATATCGAATAATAGCGATTGAATCTGATGATAGTTTATCAAGTTGGATAAAACATTTGTTAAATAAGATATTAGTGCTGATTTTGACTCCAAATaatcttgaatttaatttggtaattatcaAGTCAAGTTCAAGCTATAGCAGCTTAAATTTTCAATCgaattgaatttgagtttaataATACTTGACTTGAATAGCTCACGAATCCCAAGCCCTAtcaagtttttcatttttaatatatattattaaccctaGCCTTAATTATTGAGCTGAGATCGAACTCGAGCTTGAATATGCACAAGCTTAATTGAGGCTGAGTTTAACTTAAgtacaaaaattgataaatgaacttaattgagctcaaactttaaaaataaatatttaatctagCTCGAGCTTACTATCAAGTTCTGAATTTCGAGTCAAACTCAAACTTTCTAGCGTTCAAGCAACTTATCTCAATTATATCGCTAATTACACTCAACTACTCAAGCCAAGCTTCCAGATTCGAATTTCGCATCAAGCCCTAAACTGATTGGCTTCACCCAATAATTCTtcagaaaattattaaaagaaaaacaccaTTACAAGCTTCACCAATGAGAATGATAACAAATGAAGTTACAGTGAAATGAAGTAAAGAGTTTGAACCACAAGAGACAGTCAAATTAGGCACATACAAGAACAACATTTATTGGTTTTTGTTGAGTGTTTTTGTTGTCTGTCTTCAAGGTGAAAAGAATCGGGTATTTATAAGACGTGATTACTGTTCATTGAAGTGACGTCTCAAGTAGGCTCCATGCATGTCAACACGTATGCTATCCTAGACTTAACACGTGTCCACTGGTCCACTCATTTGACTTTGCAACCTCTACTTACAAACACCTAGGGATATGTGAATTAGGCTTGCGAACCCTCCTTGCGAGCCCCTGATGTACGGGTCATGGGTCGATAGTCCGGGTTTCGAGTCGGTAACAGGAAATATCATAACAATTCTTTTCATAATTCTAATTGTCAATGACGAAATACGAATCGAACGATCGGCAACCATATATAGCAACCGTTTCACTCGGCACTGataataaaaatgcataaaattcgAAACTTGATTCGGAAATATTTGCAGGGATGTATCCAATGCTCTGAAATGGCCTCTCTTGGAACATAGATATAAATGTGTTCTTGGCTACTGAGTACTACAGCAAGCTGCTTTGATTGGTATGTACCCTGCATCGAATTCAAGACATATTGTGTGAAGCAGAACAGATCTGATACATAATGAATGCAATCTCCATGTTGTACTTATGCTAAAGTTTTCCGATATTCGAGTTTCGATGAGGCTCGAGTGGAACTCGATTGTTCCACCGTGATACATGCTTTAATCAAGTATCGTTTCCTTGAAGTTATATATGTTATGCTTCTATATGAGTTTGCAAACACCAAAACTTTGGGGTGGTAGCAGTGATTGCATCCGGGTCACCGGTAATAGTAACTGATGGAGCTTCAATACGGGTGACGGGTCTGATGGCGGAACCCGAACCGAAAAGGAATGGAGGTAAGGAGTCTTAGTTTTAGTAGTTTGCCTGTTGCAACCAAGGCAAATGCCTACTACTACTACAAGAAATACGATAAAGTGAACATTGAACCCGAGAAGTTAGCGTTTTGTTCTGCATTTTGACGTACTGACCTCAATCAGCAGTTTTCTGATGGTTTTTTAACCATGTTGTTGCTCGATCAAAGTTTGAACTCTAGAAGTGGATGAATATGTAGAAGTGTTTATTGTCGAGTCAGATTTGTGCTGGGcataatatgatattaatatattttatgtttgtttaaatctAACCCGACTTGAAATATggacttaaaattttcttcaagtccgtatatatgtattttaaattatttgaagaatatttatattatttttattttgatatttaacaattttatatatttttacttattaaaattttatagatagttatcttaacattttttaatatttacattatagtattagatattatttatactaatgattcaaacattgaatttatcaatataattatatttgtcaTGCATGCAAATTTTCGAACCGATCTAATATATCATCATATCAATCTAATATAcactatatattaatatatattcaacggttgaattttttttaagtaaaataaatagttagaaattttaaatttacatcaaatttagTTCTTGCATTGTGTCAGTGAATCTCTCTccattataaattatataatagatATACATAACCTATCAGGATGAATCATATTGGGCTCGGGCCTTGAATATTCTAACTCGAGCTTGGCTCATATTTCAAATaggcctaatttttttgtccaagttagctTTTCaggtttaatatttttgttaaaatttttacaaattttgggtGGGTAACTTAACCAATGAACAAGTCTATGCATAACACAAACtaattctttcaaaattcaTAGTTACTCCTTCCAATAATGTTATCTTTCTAAAATTTGAACTTGAATTCTTTTAATATGCCTATCACTGCATCCAATAGTTATTGGTCTAAAACGATCGAATATAGAGCTTTCGGGATCGAAAATCTTTACAAATAATGTATGTTAGAAGGGGAATGTATAAGAGCGTGAACAATTCCAATACCCCGAGCTAATATTAAAACCAATGAATATAAAACTTATTGAGCCGTTTGGTGTTTGACAAAAATCCTGTTCCAATATAAGCAGGGGTGAAGCCAGAAAAATTTTTTAaggggtcaaaattaaattataatttttatgatagtaaaaatacaatttaatcatttttatagattatatatttaataatttttaaaggattaaatcaaatttttatcatttttagggggccaacgtataattttacctttactaatttaaaattttttaaggacTTAAACAAAAAGTTTTCCATTTTAACGGGGTCGGGCCTTTGCTAACCCCCTAACTACGCCCCATTATACAAGATTCTCTCTAAGCTCTCGAATTCCACTACTTCATTCCCAGTACTTCccatcttaaaaataaaaatcccagGAAGTAAAATTAACTTTTGATCAGAACCCAGAAGTAAAAATCCCAGAAACGATTTGACTCAGCTGTTTTATTTAGGGTTGAATTGGGAACAACAATAAAGTTAGATCCTTATATGGgaaaattaaaaacctttaaGGATCAAAGTGAATAAAATGATATACTTAGAGGATTACTTTTGGGGAgcctagtaaaatttttaaaattttaagagttaaatgagattttttttttaaaaaaaataggggtctatttagaatttttatgagactaatgagaattttcaaaaattttaaaagggcttaattaaaattttctaaaaatttcaagggagaaatgaaaattttaaaaatttctggaaaacttaattaaaatttgctaAAAGgttaaagggaaaaataaaaatatcccaAATTTTTGGGAGGTGGGAATTGGGCCTAGGATCTGATCTGCCTTTGGTTTCGGTGAATGCTTTATAAGTGATTCGGTTggattcttaattttttaaattgatatttaattttaataaaataaactttgttttatattttttattttccaaataaaatcCTACTTATTTTCTAGATGGATTTCTTGTATTAAATTCGCAATAAATTAAGTTATTGtcattgattaaaataatcaattaagtcgatttttatttatttttaatcatattgaCCGTTAAAATAAATTGGTGGATCAATCAGATGGTGACAagtggaaaattttgatttaatttaatattttctcataaaatgaataaaaattataaaattaaacttattaaaattataaaaatttatgaacattacaaaatataaaaattataaaattaataaaacttattcaaaacatctaaaattttaaaatgtattagaattcttaataaataaaaatttataaaaataaaataaaatagatataaacttataaaaaatcattaaacttgAACTAGTTAGCGAAAAATTATTAGATCAGTTGATTTGATAACCGAACAATtgaactaattattttattttaattatttttattaaaccaaaattttattatccaaCTATTAGTATATGTcagaatgaaatattttaatcaaagttTTCAGAACTGGATCTAAGGTTGAACCGATCAAGCTACCGATTTACTAGTTTGATCGATCTatccaattcaattaaataaaaaattaaaaaattaaaaaatataaaatattttaaaaaatcggTTCAATTGTTCAGTTCCTAGGATAGTTCGTCTAATGGCTTTCTCTAAATTGATATCCTTATCTATTTCGGTCTAACCGATCTAATTGACTAACCCAGTCTAATTCaagtttgtataatttttataagtacatttttataaaattttaatatcacgTATTATTTATGGTACTTGGGAAAGCAGTGACCGTCACAAGAACTAGAAAAGACCACGTGGAGGAACCCTTCAACATGACAAGCTCGTCAAAAAACCCAACACGAGTTGGCCGTTTTGTTGTTTCACTTTTGCGGCTTCACCTCCAAAAATAAACGTGGTGCTTCGTTGACTGTCACTCTCACTCCGACACAGCCTCTACCTCCCAACACAACTGCAACTATAAATAACAGAGCCGCAATGTCCCTTCATACTCCTCACCACCATTACTACAACTTCCTCCACAGCAAAACAATGGTGAAACTCAGAAATGAGAAGCCCAGAGGTGAGAGAAACGAGTCACAATTCAAGGGTGCTCGAAAACGGAAATGGGGGAAATGGGTGTCCGAAGTCAGACTACCCAACAGTCGTGAAAGGATTTGGTTGGGATCTTACGACACGGCCGAGAAAGCGGCGCGTGCTTTCGACGCTGCTGTTTTTTGCTTACGTGGACCTTCTGCTAAATTCAACTTCCCCCATAACCCACCCGATATCGCCTTCGGCAAGTCTTTAACTCCGTCTGAAATCCAAGCATTCGCCGCCCGGTTTGCTAACTCGGAGCCTCCGGCGACTATCCATTCGGAGCAGTCGACGTCAAGTTGTGGAACGGAGTCACCATCGCCTTCGGTACGGTTGGAGTGGGAAACGCCTGTGGTGGGGTCGTTTACGGATGGTTTGACAATGGATTCGGGGAATTACGGGTTGGATTACGGGATATTCCCTggatttgatgatttttcaagtGATGTTGTTATTGGATCATCGGTGGGCAATATCGGCggtgaagaagaagaggataaGGTTGATGGCATTTTAGTTTCGGAATCATTTCTCTGGGATTTCTAGATATCCTTATAAGAACATACGTCAGCTAATTTGTCTGTATCCGTAGGAGAGGTCAATCTCCGACCAAACCAAAAAACCCACtgatataataatataacttttttgttttgttttattctcttattattttaattgaatttgtgttaattttgatatcattaattaattgaaattattaaaatttattttaaaaataaattatattatcataagaaataattaatcaCTTATTAATATTACTCGAGCAATGAGTATAACCATCAATATTGTCACAATCGAATTAGACGACGGTCCCATTGTTATATATAACGTACATTACCCTTCGTAATCTTATACATAAGAAGATATCATTCTTTTTACTTCAATCAagaaattgtattaaaataaaaacagacgAAGTAACATTTGTGGATGCAACAATATACTATCCAATCACTAGCTTCTCACAAGAAGTGAGTAATTTTAGAACATCATGAGACGATAATACTGGAATCAAACTCAACAACTGAATTATGAGAAATAATATCGTATTAGGCAAGAGATCTTCTCGGCTTGACAATGAGATTTCTTGAATCACTCAatcaaagatttaaaaaaaatagaaaaaaatcaaataaaataaagatttggTTGAAAATGGAAATCGTATTTGATACGGTCAAAGAAAAATTCATTACACATTTCCATCTTCACCTTCCACAATCACTCATTttcaattactataaaaaaaaatcattacaaataatgaaacaaatttcaagaaagaaaaattggagaaaaaatcAAGTAAAACAAAAATCCGGCGCTGTTATAT
The nucleotide sequence above comes from Gossypium raimondii isolate GPD5lz chromosome 13, ASM2569854v1, whole genome shotgun sequence. Encoded proteins:
- the LOC105782007 gene encoding ethylene-responsive transcription factor ERF017 — encoded protein: MSLHTPHHHYYNFLHSKTMVKLRNEKPRGERNESQFKGARKRKWGKWVSEVRLPNSRERIWLGSYDTAEKAARAFDAAVFCLRGPSAKFNFPHNPPDIAFGKSLTPSEIQAFAARFANSEPPATIHSEQSTSSCGTESPSPSVRLEWETPVVGSFTDGLTMDSGNYGLDYGIFPGFDDFSSDVVIGSSVGNIGGEEEEDKVDGILVSESFLWDF